A part of Acetobacteroides hydrogenigenes genomic DNA contains:
- a CDS encoding DUF262 domain-containing protein, protein METTKSSNKYTFWSLIGEHRIEIPVIQRDYAQGRDNSKVNDIRETFVAQLRNTVVNGELLHLNFVYGKIRGILNEKRFKDNTAAVYSMLDSVKIYAKNLELDLRIEITEEKIDEEKSTKTSFLPLDGQQRLTTLYLLHWYILARLGKYDEIGKLNKFSYQVRPSSKDFCKELVNVIKNKITNFDFTGIISEQIKDSNWFYTTWSNDPTVEAMLNMIDEIHKQFKDLDIEKLKECWENLSANNIVSFEFLNLDDYDLTDDLYIKMNSRGVPLTPFENFKSYLFEQIEKWDKENDADNSENCSCIYVPQWTEKFDTKWTDLIWENKDEKNYLIDEEFMRFVRNMAQIYMVRTAKLTDDSEGKQNDLIIREMATIKGDDGEYIYKSNKAILESIVPDYLENRYEYLNEMLLLLDKISDSNRLINRILNREDKTINYFGKTKNEPFKNFITGVMSYPDKVNFYAMAKYLLKIENVEDDAFFSWMRVVRNLVENSRIDNAADFKRALLGIDNLSDGINNILDYIINKGELEGFDKKQVKEEIVKAKYVANNSWEQLIIQFENNAYFKGQIGFLFTMSKEEKSESHDLEKFRSYGIKSCNIFDKKYNINSSKLEQNDSVLLEQALLTQGNYLLKVDGSNHSFMKMYSTGKRNDWRSVFFQDGDKLTLYKQLLDKLEETKEIEGMQELVKSTRTSDWRDKLLLYPELIRFCRESLVRFEGDRVLLVGSSSASGYNAELYSYSLYLEQFIKYRGNEENDIMPLFTRIDYCYGRGTSEKAFIYLEYKDLNKVYYQLRICFEASLKLYRLSLYKEMDHEHVDRLLKVFRAENVQPEGKEYFLKDEANGTILAHYTIEKSLELKGKLLAEVDLVTEG, encoded by the coding sequence ATGGAAACAACTAAATCAAGCAATAAATATACCTTTTGGAGTCTTATAGGTGAGCATAGAATTGAAATACCCGTAATACAACGTGATTATGCACAAGGTAGAGATAACTCAAAGGTTAATGATATTCGAGAAACCTTTGTGGCACAACTAAGGAATACAGTAGTTAATGGTGAATTGCTGCATCTTAATTTTGTGTATGGTAAAATTAGAGGCATTTTAAATGAGAAAAGGTTTAAAGATAATACTGCAGCAGTTTATAGTATGCTTGATTCGGTAAAAATATACGCCAAGAATCTGGAGTTAGATTTAAGGATTGAAATAACCGAAGAAAAAATAGACGAAGAAAAAAGCACAAAAACATCTTTTCTACCACTCGATGGGCAGCAAAGGCTTACAACTCTATACTTACTGCATTGGTATATTCTTGCACGTCTCGGTAAATATGATGAAATAGGGAAACTAAATAAGTTTAGTTATCAAGTACGACCAAGTTCTAAAGATTTTTGCAAAGAACTTGTGAATGTTATAAAAAATAAGATTACGAATTTTGACTTTACAGGGATTATATCTGAACAAATAAAAGACTCTAATTGGTTTTACACAACTTGGAGTAACGATCCTACTGTAGAGGCTATGCTCAATATGATAGATGAAATTCATAAGCAATTTAAAGATTTAGATATAGAGAAACTCAAAGAATGTTGGGAAAATCTTTCAGCAAACAATATAGTTAGCTTTGAATTTTTGAATCTCGACGATTATGATCTTACAGATGATTTATACATTAAAATGAATTCGAGAGGTGTACCGTTGACTCCATTTGAAAATTTCAAATCGTATTTATTTGAGCAAATTGAAAAATGGGATAAAGAAAATGATGCTGACAATAGTGAGAACTGTAGTTGTATTTATGTACCACAATGGACGGAAAAATTTGATACAAAATGGACTGATCTCATCTGGGAGAATAAAGATGAAAAAAATTACCTTATTGATGAAGAGTTTATGCGCTTTGTACGTAATATGGCGCAAATTTACATGGTTAGAACTGCTAAATTAACTGATGATTCAGAGGGTAAGCAGAATGATTTGATTATAAGAGAAATGGCTACCATAAAAGGAGATGATGGTGAGTACATTTACAAAAGCAATAAAGCAATATTAGAGAGTATAGTGCCTGATTACTTAGAAAATCGGTACGAATACCTTAATGAGATGTTGCTATTATTAGATAAAATTTCAGATAGTAACAGGTTGATCAATCGCATACTCAACCGAGAAGATAAAACGATTAATTATTTTGGCAAGACGAAAAATGAACCATTTAAAAATTTCATAACAGGTGTGATGTCATACCCTGACAAGGTAAATTTTTATGCAATGGCAAAATACTTACTAAAGATTGAAAATGTAGAAGATGATGCATTCTTTAGTTGGATGAGAGTTGTTAGAAACCTAGTGGAAAATAGTAGAATAGATAATGCCGCAGATTTTAAGAGAGCACTACTAGGTATTGACAACTTGAGCGATGGTATTAATAACATCTTGGACTATATAATTAATAAAGGGGAATTAGAAGGTTTTGACAAAAAGCAGGTTAAAGAAGAGATCGTCAAGGCTAAATATGTTGCTAACAATAGCTGGGAACAATTAATTATACAATTCGAAAACAATGCCTACTTCAAAGGACAGATTGGATTTTTATTTACTATGTCAAAGGAAGAAAAAAGTGAATCGCACGACCTTGAGAAGTTTAGATCTTATGGAATAAAGAGTTGCAATATTTTTGATAAGAAATACAACATAAACTCTAGCAAGCTAGAACAAAATGATAGCGTACTCCTTGAACAAGCTTTGCTTACTCAAGGTAATTATCTACTCAAGGTAGATGGCAGTAATCATAGTTTTATGAAGATGTACTCTACGGGTAAAAGAAATGATTGGAGAAGTGTGTTTTTTCAAGATGGTGATAAACTAACTCTGTACAAGCAACTACTCGATAAATTGGAGGAAACAAAAGAAATTGAGGGCATGCAAGAGTTGGTTAAAAGCACACGTACCTCAGATTGGAGAGACAAATTGCTTCTATATCCCGAACTGATTAGGTTCTGTAGGGAGAGTTTAGTTAGATTCGAAGGTGATAGGGTACTTCTGGTAGGTAGCAGTTCAGCAAGTGGTTACAATGCAGAACTATACTCGTATTCTCTATATTTAGAGCAATTCATCAAGTATAGAGGGAATGAGGAAAATGATATAATGCCTTTATTTACCAGAATAGATTACTGTTATGGACGTGGAACTTCTGAAAAAGCGTTTATCTACCTTGAATATAAAGACCTTAATAAGGTATACTATCAACTTAGAATATGCTTTGAAGCAAGTTTAAAATTATATAGACTTAGTTTGTATAAAGAGATGGATCATGAGCATGTTGATAGGTTGCTAAAGGTTTTTAGAGCAGAAAATGTGCAGCCAGAAGGGAAAGAATATTTTTTGAAGGATGAAGCGAATGGTACTATACTGGCTCATTATACAATAGAGAAGAGCCTTGAATTGAAAGGAAAACTTTTGGCAGAAGTTGATTTAGTAACAGAGGGATAG
- a CDS encoding type I restriction endonuclease subunit R: MSTGTREEHLEEHITRYLSRNINPDFSEYVTKTTACYDKDLCLIQEDLIDFIKDTQFEKYQKIEEQYGADTDRKIAYYASELIRKEKNKTLAYFRMKLKICGQHLDTVYFKPQHDKSPEHWDWYKKNRLTVVRQLKYSHQNENSVDVVLFVNGMPVVTIELKNALTGQYLSDAIKQYIKDRDPKEPLFEFKRCLVHFAVSTEKVAMCTELKRKSTYFLPFNKGLVNTDDNNYATAYLWEDVLNKDSLLNLTQNYINVQVNKDKYFDTRTGKIRESEKEVLIFPRYHQRRAVERLLSALKKDGVGNKYLIQHSAGSGKSNTIAWLAHRLSGFYQNINDNKALFNSTIVVTDRRVLNRQIQDSIRQFEQVPGAVVYIDDSQPSSVLAKAIENCTPIIVTTLFRFPVISESIVQNRDKTYAVIIDEAHSSQTGEAARHLRKTLSLDEAEKLDGTDKSLDDIIMEEIRAKGDQKNVSFFAFTATPKDKTIEMFGTVIGNKKDAFDKYTMEQAIKEGFIKDVLKNYMSWKRYYKLIKRRDIEDKEYDKKKTVRLLASFVDLQDHAIEKKARIMIEHFVAHTQNEIQGKARAMLVTRSRLHAVRFKRKFDEIMREMRLPYGALVAFSGTVTDSETGLDYTKENMNNLGGRIEIPDALKMPQFRILIVANMYQTGFDEPLLHTMFVDKKLGGPNTVQTLSRLNRTCSGKDTTMVLDFVNDPEKVQEDFQKYYGSNYMELDDQTDPNSLYDIQNKIDSFNIIYGNDIERFAELFFKKGDHKEKLQPILNEIVRRYSIELDAEQQFEFKTACKNYIRFYRFIAPIMTFADVLLEKYYVLLTNLYKKLPYTKEALPTEVLEEVDLDSYKLQHQYTTDLTLESSDTAMQGMTPGGSAKPAESEFDLLSHIIKTLNDTFGLELKDEDKVDFERMKKNIYDNQELMSFFNAHNTKDNIQDKFFEEIDNELLNFINTKLDFYNKLSEDKVNHMFKHIWFNDIYDKKVRGISHAK, encoded by the coding sequence ATGTCAACAGGCACCAGAGAGGAACACTTAGAAGAGCATATCACTCGATACTTAAGTCGCAACATCAATCCCGACTTCTCCGAGTATGTAACAAAAACTACCGCTTGTTACGATAAGGATTTATGCCTAATACAGGAAGACCTCATCGATTTTATTAAGGATACGCAGTTTGAAAAGTATCAAAAAATCGAGGAGCAATATGGTGCCGATACCGACAGAAAAATAGCCTACTATGCTTCGGAGCTCATTCGCAAGGAAAAAAATAAAACGCTTGCCTACTTCCGCATGAAGCTTAAGATATGCGGTCAGCATCTCGATACGGTTTACTTTAAACCCCAGCACGACAAATCGCCTGAGCATTGGGATTGGTACAAAAAAAACCGTCTCACGGTTGTACGCCAGCTCAAGTACTCCCATCAAAACGAGAATTCGGTGGATGTTGTGCTCTTTGTCAATGGCATGCCGGTGGTTACCATCGAACTAAAGAATGCCCTTACAGGTCAATACCTTTCCGACGCCATAAAGCAGTACATCAAAGACCGCGACCCTAAGGAGCCGCTTTTCGAGTTTAAGCGCTGCTTGGTGCACTTTGCGGTTAGCACCGAAAAGGTGGCCATGTGTACTGAGTTAAAAAGGAAAAGCACCTACTTCCTGCCCTTTAACAAGGGATTGGTTAACACCGACGACAACAACTATGCAACAGCTTACCTTTGGGAGGATGTCTTAAACAAAGACTCGTTACTTAACCTGACACAGAACTACATCAACGTTCAGGTAAACAAGGATAAGTACTTCGATACAAGGACTGGAAAAATCAGGGAGAGCGAGAAGGAGGTTTTGATATTCCCCCGATATCACCAACGCCGAGCTGTAGAACGCCTATTAAGCGCTCTCAAAAAGGATGGAGTTGGGAATAAGTACCTCATCCAGCACTCGGCTGGTTCTGGTAAGTCTAACACTATTGCATGGCTTGCCCACCGCCTCTCTGGCTTTTACCAAAACATCAACGACAACAAGGCGCTTTTCAACAGCACCATTGTGGTAACCGATCGTAGGGTGCTAAATAGGCAAATACAGGATAGTATTCGCCAGTTCGAGCAGGTTCCTGGTGCCGTTGTCTATATCGACGACAGCCAGCCAAGTTCTGTTCTTGCTAAGGCAATCGAAAACTGTACGCCAATAATTGTAACCACCCTATTTAGGTTTCCTGTAATCTCCGAATCTATAGTACAAAATAGGGATAAAACCTACGCGGTAATTATCGACGAAGCGCACAGCTCGCAAACTGGCGAGGCTGCCCGCCACCTTCGTAAGACTCTATCGCTCGACGAAGCCGAAAAACTGGATGGCACCGACAAATCGTTGGACGATATCATCATGGAGGAAATCAGGGCAAAGGGCGACCAAAAGAACGTCTCCTTCTTTGCCTTTACGGCAACTCCAAAAGACAAGACCATCGAAATGTTTGGAACAGTCATAGGCAATAAAAAGGATGCTTTCGACAAGTACACAATGGAGCAGGCCATCAAGGAAGGCTTCATCAAGGATGTGCTTAAAAACTACATGAGTTGGAAACGTTACTACAAACTCATCAAGCGGAGAGATATCGAGGATAAGGAGTACGACAAGAAGAAAACGGTTCGACTACTTGCCTCCTTCGTCGATTTACAGGACCACGCCATCGAGAAAAAGGCTCGCATTATGATTGAGCACTTTGTAGCACATACCCAGAACGAAATTCAGGGCAAGGCTCGTGCTATGCTCGTAACCCGTTCTCGCCTACATGCTGTTCGCTTTAAGCGAAAATTCGATGAGATAATGCGTGAAATGAGGCTTCCTTATGGGGCGCTTGTTGCCTTTAGCGGTACGGTTACCGATTCCGAAACGGGCTTGGACTACACTAAGGAAAACATGAACAACCTTGGTGGTCGTATAGAGATTCCAGATGCGCTAAAGATGCCACAATTCCGCATCCTTATCGTGGCCAACATGTACCAAACCGGTTTTGACGAGCCGCTACTCCATACCATGTTTGTCGATAAAAAATTGGGTGGGCCAAATACCGTGCAAACGCTAAGTAGGTTAAACCGCACCTGCTCGGGTAAGGATACAACCATGGTACTCGACTTTGTAAACGACCCCGAAAAGGTTCAGGAAGACTTCCAGAAATACTACGGTAGCAACTACATGGAACTCGACGACCAAACCGATCCTAACAGCCTCTACGATATTCAAAATAAGATAGACTCGTTCAACATCATTTACGGGAACGACATCGAGCGCTTTGCCGAACTATTCTTTAAAAAGGGCGACCACAAGGAAAAGCTTCAGCCCATTCTTAACGAAATTGTTCGCAGGTACTCCATAGAGTTGGATGCCGAGCAGCAGTTCGAATTTAAAACGGCCTGTAAAAACTACATTCGCTTCTACCGTTTCATTGCCCCAATAATGACCTTTGCCGATGTGTTGCTCGAGAAGTACTATGTACTGCTTACGAACCTCTATAAAAAGCTACCATACACAAAGGAAGCCCTACCAACCGAAGTGCTAGAGGAGGTAGACCTCGACAGCTATAAACTACAGCATCAGTATACCACCGATTTAACCCTCGAATCATCCGATACCGCCATGCAAGGCATGACACCGGGCGGCAGCGCAAAACCAGCCGAGAGTGAGTTCGATTTGCTTAGCCATATCATCAAAACCCTAAACGACACCTTTGGCCTAGAACTTAAGGATGAAGATAAGGTAGATTTTGAGCGAATGAAGAAGAACATCTACGACAACCAAGAGTTAATGTCATTCTTCAATGCCCACAACACCAAAGATAACATCCAGGATAAATTCTTTGAGGAGATAGACAACGAACTGCTAAATTTCATTAACACCAAGCTCGACTTCTACAACAAACTCTCAGAAGACAAAGTAAACCACATGTTCAAGCACATTTGGTTCAACGATATCTACGACAAAAAAGTCAGAGGTATCAGCCACGCAAAATAA
- a CDS encoding type I restriction-modification system subunit M translates to MSNNKVDVKFIFEITDKVLWNTFKKNEIGDVLLPFVVIRRLDCILAPVNEKVRKAYIDFKDKVPEDKLDPILRKAAGGLQFYNTSRHTLESLKENTKTIEIDFNNYLNGFNQEVKDIIENFQFEKIIGRLIKNKLLYQMIDAICKVDLSPETVDNHSMGYIFEELIRISNEQSNETAGEHFTPRDVIDLMVRVVFSTEKEKLSQPGTIRTIYDPAMGTGGMINLAKNYVLDVLCADTDTKPILKTFGQEINEQSYAIAKSEALITGENVDNIRHGNSFTQDRFTGKHFHYQFANPPYGVTWAKDAKFIQNESANPAGRFYAGLPRTSDGQLLFVQHMVSKMEREGGKIAVVTNGSPLFTGDAGSGESEIRKWIIKNDWLDCIIALPKDLFYNTGINTYIWFLDNNKPAHRRGKVQLINANVPEDKENKIVGFCRPEKRSLGNKRNKIEDFHIDEIVRIYNAYEQGPYCKIFDNDFFGFYQITIEQPEYDSKGKKVKDRSGNLKPDSKKRDRENIPMNVDIEEYFATEVLPHVPDAWIDFTKTRIGYEVNFTKYFYEYKSLRPSSKIKAEIEALEFGTPNQKGITQLLKELLG, encoded by the coding sequence ATGAGCAATAACAAGGTGGACGTAAAGTTCATTTTCGAGATAACCGATAAGGTACTCTGGAATACCTTCAAAAAGAACGAGATTGGCGACGTGCTCCTCCCTTTCGTTGTTATCCGTCGCCTCGACTGTATCCTCGCCCCTGTAAACGAAAAGGTACGCAAGGCCTATATCGACTTTAAGGATAAGGTACCCGAGGATAAACTCGACCCAATCCTTCGCAAGGCTGCTGGTGGTTTACAGTTCTATAACACGTCGAGGCACACCCTCGAAAGCCTTAAGGAGAATACTAAAACCATCGAAATTGACTTCAACAACTACCTCAACGGGTTCAACCAAGAGGTGAAGGATATCATCGAGAACTTCCAGTTCGAAAAGATTATCGGTCGTCTTATCAAGAACAAGCTGCTCTACCAGATGATAGATGCCATCTGTAAGGTCGACCTCAGCCCCGAAACGGTTGATAACCACTCAATGGGATACATCTTCGAGGAGTTGATTCGTATCTCCAACGAGCAGAGCAATGAAACCGCAGGGGAGCACTTTACCCCCCGCGATGTTATCGACCTCATGGTACGCGTTGTTTTCAGCACCGAAAAGGAGAAGCTCTCGCAACCCGGAACCATACGTACCATCTACGACCCAGCGATGGGGACAGGGGGTATGATAAATCTCGCTAAAAACTATGTGCTCGATGTGCTTTGCGCCGATACAGACACCAAGCCCATTCTAAAAACGTTTGGACAGGAGATTAACGAGCAATCCTATGCCATCGCAAAATCCGAGGCGCTTATCACCGGCGAGAATGTCGACAATATCCGCCATGGCAACTCCTTTACCCAAGATAGGTTTACGGGTAAGCACTTCCACTACCAGTTTGCCAACCCACCCTATGGGGTAACATGGGCTAAGGATGCCAAGTTTATCCAAAACGAAAGCGCCAACCCTGCCGGTCGCTTCTATGCGGGACTACCTCGCACCAGCGATGGTCAGCTGCTGTTCGTTCAGCACATGGTGAGCAAGATGGAGCGCGAGGGCGGTAAAATTGCGGTTGTCACTAATGGTTCACCCCTCTTTACGGGCGATGCAGGTAGCGGCGAGAGCGAAATCCGCAAATGGATTATCAAGAACGACTGGCTCGACTGTATCATAGCCCTACCTAAAGACCTCTTCTACAACACGGGTATCAACACCTACATCTGGTTTCTGGATAATAACAAGCCTGCCCACCGTCGCGGCAAGGTGCAGCTCATCAATGCCAACGTTCCTGAGGATAAGGAGAATAAAATCGTTGGCTTCTGCCGCCCCGAAAAGCGTAGCCTTGGCAACAAGCGCAACAAAATTGAGGATTTCCACATCGACGAAATCGTAAGGATTTACAACGCCTACGAGCAAGGTCCCTACTGCAAAATCTTCGATAACGACTTCTTTGGCTTCTACCAAATAACCATCGAGCAGCCCGAGTACGACAGCAAGGGGAAAAAGGTGAAAGACCGCAGCGGCAACCTTAAACCCGACAGCAAGAAGCGCGATAGGGAAAACATCCCCATGAACGTAGATATCGAGGAGTACTTCGCCACCGAGGTGCTGCCCCATGTGCCCGATGCCTGGATCGACTTCACCAAAACCCGTATTGGCTATGAGGTAAACTTTACCAAGTACTTCTACGAGTACAAGAGCCTGCGCCCATCTTCCAAAATTAAGGCCGAAATCGAAGCCCTCGAGTTTGGTACCCCAAACCAAAAGGGCATTACCCAACTGCTAAAGGAGCTGCTAGGATAA
- a CDS encoding AlbA family DNA-binding domain-containing protein, translated as MVTPEDIKLLAASGEGYNAEFKVSVPSKVKDITEEVCAFANAAGGVVLIGVNDQNQIVGAPIDNAKRSSIQNSLSEISPPLSCSLSVVEVDGKSIGVIEVPSGPNKPYVFLGSIFVRIGPNSQKLTTAEQMRDFFQQSDKIYFDEVACPAFQPSAMVDEDFLQHFKAESKIGAYVSDGQIFSNLKLLTESGQFKNGSVLFFGKEPNAIIETAIVRCVAYSGSDKRFITDDKSFGGNLYAQFRQSMSWISSKLDVTYDIEGQGSGPRKEIWEIPETVFKESIINALAHRDYYDKGGSILIEIFEDRVEISNPGGLVSAIPTAEFGTKSYSRNPLIFGLFARMHLVEKLGSGIVRMRELMKEASLPLPLFNTSGIFTVILQRPSKSSVKSSVKSSVKSSVKIVEMIWENQHITIAEMAERLGITSRAVEKQLANLKDKGTISRIGSDSGGYWVVNPLNE; from the coding sequence ATGGTAACACCCGAAGATATTAAGCTGTTGGCCGCCTCGGGTGAAGGCTACAACGCAGAGTTCAAGGTATCGGTTCCCTCCAAGGTAAAGGATATTACCGAGGAGGTTTGCGCCTTTGCCAATGCGGCAGGCGGTGTTGTGCTTATTGGCGTAAACGACCAAAACCAAATTGTTGGCGCCCCAATTGATAACGCCAAACGCTCTTCCATTCAAAACAGCCTAAGCGAGATTTCACCCCCGCTCTCCTGCTCGCTTTCGGTGGTTGAGGTGGATGGTAAATCCATTGGGGTTATCGAAGTTCCTTCTGGTCCAAATAAACCCTACGTCTTTTTGGGTTCCATCTTTGTTCGCATTGGCCCCAACTCCCAGAAGTTAACCACTGCCGAGCAGATGCGCGACTTCTTCCAGCAGTCCGATAAAATATACTTCGACGAGGTGGCCTGCCCAGCCTTCCAGCCCTCCGCTATGGTTGACGAGGATTTCCTACAGCACTTTAAGGCCGAATCAAAAATAGGCGCTTACGTCTCCGATGGGCAGATTTTTAGCAACCTTAAGCTGCTTACCGAGTCGGGACAGTTTAAGAATGGCTCTGTTCTTTTCTTTGGTAAGGAACCCAACGCCATAATCGAAACTGCCATCGTTCGTTGCGTTGCCTACAGCGGTTCCGACAAGCGATTCATCACCGACGACAAGTCTTTTGGTGGAAACCTTTACGCTCAATTTAGGCAGTCCATGAGTTGGATTAGCTCCAAACTCGATGTTACTTACGACATAGAAGGTCAGGGGTCTGGCCCTCGAAAGGAGATTTGGGAAATACCCGAAACGGTATTTAAGGAGTCTATTATTAACGCCCTAGCGCACCGCGACTACTACGATAAGGGTGGCTCTATCCTTATCGAAATTTTCGAAGACAGGGTAGAGATTTCCAACCCAGGTGGTTTGGTTAGCGCCATTCCTACAGCCGAGTTTGGTACCAAGAGCTACTCCCGCAACCCTCTTATTTTTGGCCTTTTTGCACGTATGCACTTGGTCGAGAAGTTGGGCTCTGGTATCGTTCGTATGCGCGAGCTCATGAAGGAGGCCAGTCTTCCTTTGCCGCTTTTCAACACGAGTGGTATCTTTACCGTTATTTTACAACGTCCTTCTAAAAGTTCGGTGAAAAGTTCGGTGAAAAGTTCGGTGAAAAGTTCGGTGAAAATCGTGGAAATGATTTGGGAGAACCAGCATATTACCATTGCCGAGATGGCCGAAAGGCTTGGGATTACATCCAGAGCCGTCGAAAAACAGCTCGCCAACCTTAAGGATAAGGGTACCATCAGTCGTATCGGTAGCGATAGCGGTGGATATTGGGTTGTAAATCCTTTAAATGAATAA
- a CDS encoding restriction endonuclease subunit S — protein sequence MKPYEKYKNSGIEWLGEIPEHWRPIKLKFNSTTKFSSVDRHEFEDELSVSICHYPDAYNNQKINKSSKLSKGTCNAKEFENYSLAKGQVIITKDSESANDIGIPTFIEEDIPNSVCGYHLAIIESDSNKLISNFLFRFIQSSQVKAYFETNSNGVTRFGLGKSTIECLTVPHPPIHEQTQIAKYLDHQTSIIDELIAQKEQLITLLKQKRQTVINEAVTKGLNPNAKMKDSGIEWLGQVPENWKLVKFKYIAKIRNGKDQKPVEIEEGGYPVLGTGGEFGRASEYLYDKPSVLLGRKGTIDKPQYVEEPFWTVDTLFYTEIRENCIPLFVFYLCQQIPFQLLQESSAVPSMTQDNLNNVFLCKPSLEEQNEICSYLQKKTNDFDILIEKSTKQIENLKEYRQSLISEAVTGKIDLRDWQPNE from the coding sequence ATGAAGCCATACGAAAAATATAAGAACAGCGGGATTGAGTGGTTAGGTGAAATACCTGAGCATTGGCGACCTATAAAACTTAAATTCAACTCTACGACAAAATTTAGTAGTGTTGATAGGCATGAATTTGAAGATGAACTGTCAGTCTCAATTTGTCATTACCCTGATGCTTATAATAATCAAAAAATTAACAAAAGTTCAAAACTCAGCAAAGGAACTTGTAATGCTAAAGAATTTGAAAACTATTCATTAGCAAAGGGTCAAGTTATTATTACGAAAGATTCAGAGAGTGCAAACGATATTGGCATTCCTACATTTATTGAGGAGGATATTCCTAACTCAGTTTGTGGATATCATTTAGCTATTATAGAATCAGATTCTAACAAACTAATATCTAATTTCTTATTCAGATTTATTCAGTCATCTCAAGTTAAAGCTTATTTCGAAACTAATTCAAATGGCGTTACACGCTTTGGATTAGGAAAATCAACAATAGAGTGTCTAACAGTTCCACATCCTCCAATCCATGAACAAACCCAAATAGCCAAATACCTCGACCACCAAACCTCCATTATCGACGAGCTTATTGCCCAAAAGGAGCAGCTCATAACACTCCTTAAGCAAAAGCGCCAGACCGTTATTAACGAGGCCGTTACCAAAGGGCTCAACCCTAACGCAAAAATGAAGGATAGCGGCATTGAGTGGCTGGGGCAGGTGCCAGAAAATTGGAAACTTGTTAAATTTAAATACATAGCCAAAATTCGTAATGGTAAAGACCAAAAACCAGTTGAAATTGAAGAAGGTGGATACCCCGTTTTAGGTACAGGGGGCGAATTTGGGCGTGCTTCTGAATATCTTTATGACAAACCTTCAGTTTTATTAGGAAGAAAAGGTACTATTGACAAACCTCAATATGTTGAAGAACCATTTTGGACTGTAGATACATTATTTTATACTGAAATAAGAGAGAATTGTATTCCTTTGTTTGTTTTCTATTTATGCCAGCAGATTCCCTTTCAACTGCTTCAAGAGAGTAGTGCTGTACCTAGTATGACTCAAGACAATTTGAACAATGTTTTTCTATGCAAACCATCACTTGAAGAACAAAATGAAATATGCTCATACCTACAAAAGAAAACAAATGATTTCGATATCCTAATTGAAAAATCGACTAAACAAATTGAAAACCTCAAAGAATACCGCCAATCCCTAATCTCAGAGGCAGTAACAGGCAAGATTGATTTAAGAGATTGGCAACCTAACGAGTAG